In Dermochelys coriacea isolate rDerCor1 chromosome 10, rDerCor1.pri.v4, whole genome shotgun sequence, one DNA window encodes the following:
- the BRAT1 gene encoding LOW QUALITY PROTEIN: BRCA1-associated ATM activator 1 (The sequence of the model RefSeq protein was modified relative to this genomic sequence to represent the inferred CDS: inserted 7 bases in 5 codons; deleted 8 bases in 6 codons) — protein sequence MDRECSQLLPSVCAVLADSRQLVADDTFLEKFLDWFKTLTETESSLLLLQENPCLTELITCVLKLKDPSSSTLSFILRLTGIFAASESCFQYLQVKGVLISLFGEVGALSMLWEEASVRSGWVQGMXSMVQHQSALHFVQVCGAIDVIFTXQGDPSLFVASGQSALVHMLTFSLNHSRRKPVNIKDCDWPICAQKLSAHEESLNQLCSRIKILEAAECVGCCHDLWTEVLWSKLSEPIVYXLEEEPVHAGHSLVDLFLSMTRSPVFSCPECSLWTSVTCSEQLKPSWSLAGGVLKLQECPQAVRIQALSVLLQPMDCVLKAASQPLESPGLLNRSVNDPATVKLLSCRSSCASLCVRHWHLEELQYLTCLPVDLPHIPLLQSVVTXLQFCIGLATPATVXGKQDSRILIGCFRVQRSAFDSWGALSHWESHSVFVGSVSDILLAYLKSPDTVLKKSFQATLKWLVSLSEAPSSTDRWEQIEQFLRDLFLVLQKRLCSPYWEVRDSALEFLTLLVKHLREKEGFRQVLFSSEVPKLTEDLLEDPESYVRASAVTAMGQLSFLTHLISKEPGIENGNGKEKSIVAQLQEILSTDSEGFPRRAVISVFIDWLREGHTVVLKDTEQFVSSVLQAVNTDLDWEVKAGGLELAEVFSAQTLGRLGLAACPYAAVLSSATRSTHLSESLQIFCQVKLFEFLFGALCDCDRPVAQKACNILIALKAELCDESSLKEGTSAGLSTEAHGIAWLEETLKRWSSCPRADADEAGSQDPNCVLLVLRTVDLERLHRSLNRSSDHIEKSPLLQDILATVGTLEENEADCY from the exons ATGGACAGGGAATGTTCTCAGCTCCTGCCTTCTGTTTGTGCAGTTCTAGCAGACTCAAGGCAACTTGTCGCAGATGACACTTTTCTAGAGAAATTTCTGGACTGGTTTAAGACCCTGACTGAAACAG AATCTAGCCTGCTGCTGTTACAGGAAAATCCATGCTTGACAGAGCTCATCACTTGTGTGCTGAAACTGAAGGATCCAAGTTCTAGCACTCTTTCCTTTATTCTGAGATTAACAGGGATATTCGCAGCCTCTGAAAGCTGCTTCCAGTATTTACAGGTAA AGGGAGTGTTGATCAGTCTCTTTGGAGAGGTGGGCGCTCTCAGCATGCTGTGG GAAGAGGCATCTGTGCGAAGCGGCTGGGTCCAGGGTA ACAGCATGGTGCAGCACCAGAGCGCCCTCCATTTTGTGCAAGTGTG TG GAGCCATAGATGTGATCTTCA GGCAGGGAGACCCCAGCTTGTTTGTGGCTTCAGGCCAATCAGCTTTAGTGCACATGCTCACCTTCTCTCTA AATCATTCCAGACGAAAACCTGTAAATATAAAGGACTGTGATTGGCCAATATGTGCTCAAAAGTTG AGTGCACATGAAGAGTCCTTAAATCAACTCTGCTCTCGTATCAAAATCCTTGAAGCTGCAGAGTGTGTGGGATGCTGTCACGATCTGTGGACTGAAGTA TTGTGGTCCAAACTATCAGAGCCAATTGTATA CTTGGAGGAGGAGCCAGTCCATGCCGGGCACTCACTGGTGGACCTTTTCCTTAGCATGACAAG ATCTCCTGTGTTTAGCTGCCCTGAATGTAGCCTGTGGACATCAGTGACT TGCTCGGAGCAACTTAAACCCAGTTGGTCGTTGGCAGGGGGAGTGCTGAAGCTTCAGGAATG CCCACAGGCAGTAAGGATCCAAGCTCTGAGTGTTCTGCTTCAACCAATGGACTGTGTTCTGAAAGCAGCCTCCCAACCCTTGGA ATCTCCAGGTTTGCTGAATAGGTCTGTGAACGATCCTGCTACTGTGAAACTTCTGTCCTGCAGATCTTCTTGTGCTAGTCTCTGTGTCAGACATTGGCATCTGGAGGAGCTGCAGTACCTG ACCTGCTTGCCAGTGGATTTGCCCCATATACCTTTGCTACAGTCTGTAGTGA TATTGCAATTCTGTATTGGCCTTGCGACTCCAGCAACCGT TGGGAAACAAGACAGTAGAATACTGATTGGCTGCTTCAGAGTTCAGCGGTCAGCATTTGAC TCTTGGGGAGCGCTCTCTCACTGGGAAA GCCACAGTGTATTCGTGGGAAGTGTATCTGACATCCTCCTTGCGTACCTGAAGAGTCCAGATACC GTTCTGAAGAAGTCATTTCAAGCAACGCTTAAATGGCTGGTGAGTTTGTCAGAAGCACCCAGCTCCACGGATCGCTGGGAACAGATTGAGCAGTTTCTCCGAG ATCTGTTTCTGGTGCTACAGAAGCGTTTGTGCAGCCCGTACTGGGAAGTACGGGACTCCGCTCTGGAATTTCTCACCCTTCTGGTTAAGCATCTGAGAG AGAAGGAGGGGTTCAGGCAAGTTCTCTTCTCTTCAGAGGTGCCCAAGCTCACAGAGGATCTTCTTGAGGACCCAGAGAGTTATGTGCGAGCAAGTGCTGTGACAGCCATGGGACAGCTGTCCTTCCTTACCCATCTCATCTCAAAGGAGCCTGGCATAGAAAATGGAAATGGCAAAGAG aaaAGCATTGTAGCCCAACTTCAAGAAATCTTATCAACAGACTCAGAGGGCTTCCCTAGAAGAGCTGTGATCAGTGTCTTCATTGACTGGCTGAGAGAAGGCCACACAGTTGTACTGAAAGACACTGAGCAGTTTGTCTCCAGCGTGCTCCAAGCTGTGAATACCGACTTAGACTGGGAAGTCAAAGCTGGTGGTTTGGAACTGGCTGAAGTTTTCTCTGCCCAGACACTTGGACGGCTTGGCCTTGCTGCATGCCCCTATGCTGCTGTCTTATCCTCTGCCACCCGCTCCACGCATCTGAGTGAGTCTCTGCAGATATTCTGCCAGGTGAAACTGTTTGAGTTCCTGTTTGGTGCTTTGTGTGACTGTGACAGGCCAGTGGCTCAGAAAGCCTGCAATATCCTCATTGCCTTGAAAGCTGAGCTCTGTGACGAGAGCAGCCTGAAAGAGGGGACGAGTGCAGGCTTATCTACAGAAGCACATGGCATTGCTTGGTTAGAAGAGACTCTGAAGAGATGGAGTTCCTGTCCCAGAGCTGATGCTGATGAGGCTGGCTCCCAAGACCCAAACTGTGTGCTGCTGGTTTTGAGAACTGTGGACTTGGAACGGCTGCACAGGTCTCTGAACAGAAGTAGTGACCACATTGAGAAGAGCCCTCTCTTGCAGGACATCCTGGCCACTGTGGGGACCTTGGAGGAGAATGAAGCTGACtgctattaa